The Schistocerca nitens isolate TAMUIC-IGC-003100 chromosome 8, iqSchNite1.1, whole genome shotgun sequence genome includes the window CTGAATTGGAACGATTGTCTCGACACTTGCACAGATGAGGCCAAGGCAAATAAAACAGCAGAAGTATCGCTAATGAAAAGTAAAGTGCCCACCCATTGTAGCTGCATAGACAAGCACTCCCAATAAAGAAGATGCCACCAAATCTAAAATTTATTGATTCATGGTGAAGCAgtaaaaataatcaatcactttAAAGCAAGGTCTCTTCAGCGCCAGTTTTATTTTTTCGCTATTCTGTAGAGGTTATGGGAACGGACATAAAACACTTCTGTTCCACACCGATGTTACAGGGTTATCTCAGGGTAAGACCTTAACAAAATTATTTGAACTAAGACCTGGATTACAGgcttttattattgaaatttcatttaaattaaaaaACCGTTCGAGCGATGTGACTTGGTTGTTCAGACTAGCGTTTTTGGCAGATAtatttggaaaaattaatgaattaaacctatatttacaaagaaaatagaCAATAGTTTTCAATACTACTAACAAATTAACTGCCTTAAAAATTAGATTTTTGGATTTTTTTGCTGGAAACTAGGAAGCCTTTCAACACTGAATGTATTCGTTGATAAAAGAATAGAATTACCAAATTAAACCCTCGAACAATTTGTCCATTGTCTACATGGTATGCGCGCATCTTTTGAGACGTATTTTGCTGAAGagcagaataaaaaaaaactgaaaatgaattcaTGTGTTCAAAACCCATTTGTCCGAATTTGCAGAAGACTATAATTCCTTTTTCGAAATGCCTTCAAGCATGGAATCGTTGTTCAAAACAATGTCACTTGTTGATTTTTGGTGCAAGTTCCACGCAGGTTCCGACTGGTTTCCTCCCGTCCTCAACAACTTCTGCTTTTGTGAAACGGGACTCTCAGCATTTGCAGCTACGAAGAGAAAATGCCGCAACAGACTGGACGCTGAACCTGACATGAGTCTTCAACACTCTATCAAGCCTGACATTAGCCATTTGGTCAAAAATGGAAaacagtttcatatctcccattaaAGGGAATCAACTTTATCAGTTTACAGTGAAATCAAAACAGTGTTATTTTGTGTATTCTATAATTGTGtgtcagtagtgtataattaatATACCCACTTTTGTATGATTTTCATTAAATGATTGTAAATAAAGTACGAACATGAAACAAGGTTTTGCTTGTTTTATGGCTCCATAAAAGATTTAGTACTGCAAAAGATTTCCGCCACCGATAAAGTCTGAGAACCACTGGGCTAATCTATGAGGGGATAatgatgatgacttcataaatatgTGCTTTGTTCTGAAGGCGACGAGCAAGGAGGAACTGCTCCCACTTATACTATGTTAGTACAATCGTGATCACGTGTTCCGTTGTTACTCGTACTCAAACTGCCGCAATGTGGCCTTTAAAGTATTGCTTTTGAGTCTTTGACAACGCACAGACACTTAACTGTGTATAACTGACAAAACAATACCTGCATTTGTTCTTATGATAGTGACATTGAACATGTTAATGAAGATTATGTGTAGTCTTAGTCCTGATTTCAGATACATACGAATAGCATACGAATTGTATAAAAAACCaaagagaaaaacataaaaacaaatggtGAAATACAAGAGGCTTACAGATAGAAAGCAGTACGTCAGCAATGTATATCGTAACCAGTTCCGTTCAACATGTAAACTGAAAAAGACGTTGTGGAATATAAAGACGGTATGGAAAGAATAAAGTTTAATGGAGTGGAAATTACAATAAGACTGCTGACGACATAACTGTCACAGCAAAGAACGGAAAAAGCTGCAAAATACATTAGCATGAGTGAACAAGTTCTAGAAATAGAAATATAACATGAAAATTAATGCAAAGAAGACAGAAATAATGGCATACATACAATTACTGCACGCTTCTAATGAATACTTTTTTTGCTTTAGCTTCTCTGTCACAACAGATCGTGCCGTTGGAACATTATCGAGTTAAGTACAGATTTTTAACATTCATGCCTGCTGGTCAACAGTGGGAGAGATTTGTAAGTGGAACCGAGATTTTTGGCTAACTTATCCATGTGCTGGGGCTACATTAGTTTGTTATAAATCTGTATGCCTAAGAATTTCACACAAGATGTTTCATTTAGTATTTGCCCATTCATTTCTTCTGGTACCTTTTAAGTAGGCcctgtcctcacgatccctgtgtaaACGATACACAggggttgtagtatgttcctaaAGTCACCAATTAGAGCaggttcttggaactttgtaagcaggctttcatgggatagtttacgtccatcttcaaaagcctgccagttcagtttcttcaacatctctgtgacactctctcacgggtcaaacaaacctgtgaccattcgtgctgccactTTCCGTATACATTCATAATCACTGATAGCTCTATTCGGTGCGGgtcacacacacttgagcaatattctagaatgggtcgcacgagtggtTCATAAACAGtctcttgttcaaaaatggctctgagcactatgggactcaactgctgtggtcattagtcccctagaacttagaactaattaaacctaactaacctaaggacatcacacacatccatgcccgaggcaggattcgaacctgcgaccgtagcagtcgcacggttccggactgcgcgcctagaaccgcgagaccaccgcggccggctgtctcttctgtagactgcatttccccagtattctgtcaataaatggAGGTCTACCATACCCACGAATGAGCCTGTGTGACCATTCCCTGTaaaatccctacaaagtgttacacacaggtataaGTATGAATTGGCCTATGCCATCTGTGACTCGTTTGTATTATAGTCACGGGATACTAAGTTATTTTTTGTGAAGCGCACAGTTTTAtgtttccgaacatttaaagcaagttgtcaatccttACACCATTTTGAAATATCATGAAGTTCTgactatttatgcagtttctttccgAAAGTACTTCATTGCGGGTAACTTCATCATCGGcataaagtctgaggttactattaatattggccgcaaggtcgttaatatacaacatgaacagcaagggccccaacacacttccctggggcacactcggAGTTACTTCCACATTTGACCccgactcttcatccaagatagcCTGCTGCGTCCTCCATACCAAAAAatgctcaatccagtcacaaatttcgcttgatagacCATGTGATCgtgcttttgacaataagcgtagatgtggtgcAATGTCAGATGTTTTTCGGAAAACAGGAAATTCAGCTTCTACCCTGTGCTGCCTTGAtacaaaactttcagtatgtcatgtgagaaaactgtGAGTAGGTTTCGCTCCGATGTTTCCGAAACCCATGTTGGTTGTCACGGAGGAGGTCATTCTTATCGACATACCTCATTATATTCGAgcgcagaatatgttctaagattctgctataaatcgatgtcaaggatactggacggttgttttgtggatcacttctaccaccctTATTGAAAACGGGTGTGACATGTGCTGTGTTCCAGCTACTGTGTACTGCTTTTTGTTCGAGGCACCTACGATAGAccgtagttagaagaggggctaactcaaccgcaaattcagtatagaatctctgTTGGAGCACGTCTCATAATTATGGAGGGTTGCTGTTCGGTTTTTCAGAGAGGCAAACGGGAAGTTGCGATACACAAAATAGAAATGAGTCATAGTCACCATGGTCCTTATGGTAGTGTGTGCAGTACTGCATTATGAAATAATATTAATATGTGTATACTGCACACGGTGACTAGTGCTGAGAAATCAGTGGCCATTGTGGCACTAGCTTTTTACATTCTGAAATAATTGATTTGGAAGAATGTAAACAGTACTGTGCACTGAATGAGATTGCGCTGTTTTAAACAGGCTGGTAGGGAGAGGAGCATGGAGGCCTGTAATCCCATCTGTCCGTCTCGTGTTAGTTTTCCATAGTTCCTCTAAGTTACAGCAGACAAATGCCGGTATTGTTCTTACTATAACCCCTCGGCCACTGTCTGCCCCATCCTTGTAATTGCCTGCATATGTGAATTACCGGcatatttttttctaaactgtGATGTCATGACATGTCCAATAATCTTGTAAAAGTAATCCACAGATCAATGAAACTACTTCTTATTATACTAGCACTAAATGAGATCCCATTCAGCTGCCACGGATTTGAGTTCCTCGTGATTTAGCAACTCCGGGAATCGCCGGCTGTCACTATCATTTTCCGATACTTCTTAACGCGTATAAGATCTCAGAAGAGACATTAATCTTCCTGCTTTGGGCTGTGTGTATTTCTGCTTAGCAGCTGCTCTTTTAAAAACAGAGATTATCGAATCCTCACGATTGTTACAAGCGCTCCCGCCAGGCAGAACATTCTGCCTGCATTTCCCGTCGTTTTCTGTTAATTTCCGTTACTGATTGCAGGTACCTCATTACATGACAGTCTGAAACCTCCTGCAATAAGTAAATCACTTTCCTTATACAAACCTCGATTTGGAAACAGTTACGCCTGATTAAGTGGAAACGCGTAAAAATCTTATGACACTTGTGCTCTCGCAGTATGCTAACAGCTCACCACGTTTACCAACATCGAGAAACAATACTTTCTGCCAATAAACAATAGCAAATGTTGTTCTTTGGTACATCTTACATTAGAAACAATAAATTACAGTTAATAATAATTTAGATCTAACATGGTTTCATTTGAATTTGATATTAAATTATAACTTTTCCAAAATAGAAAATAACCTGAGCTATCCACCCACTTATAGAAGCAAGACACTGCAACCTATTCAGTATTTGACACAGAGCTACAAACGAGGTAGAAAACTGTCTATAAGCACACTTTTTGATATTAAATACAAAACACGGAGAATACACATCACGAATACACATTTGATGTGGAATTTGCATTAGGCATGACAGAAGTTGATAAAAGCTAATGGAGATGAGTCACTGTGACGAAAATTACAGATGATAGAAAGAAACGAAGagggaaaatgatttttttttgttctaagtaAAGTCTGTAAGATATACAGGAGTGACATCCTTAAGACTAATTAAAAACTCTAGTTTCACGTAGTACATCGCCCTAGCGATATTGTTGTCATTCGTCACGCGACTTCTGGCGGTGTCGAGATTAGAAGCCAGGATTTTTTTTTATACCGATTAGTTACTACCGTACATACTCAGCAAAAAGTATTGGAAATGCAAACTGGGTCTACTTTACCAATACTGTAAGGTGCGGGATCACTCTCATACTTCGTCATGTAGGTGAGTCTACTGATGCCGCGTCCAAAGACAACAAATGAATTGGAAATAACATGTAGGGAAGTTGTAATTTCAAGATTCAAATGGATTGTGTTGTCACTGCATGAATACGCAGATTACACTGATGCAAGATATAACGCATCAGAAAAATAGGTAAAAAAGCTGTATTCAAGTCTTAATATTAAAACTGtatacaaaaaaggaaaacaaatctcTTATAGCGCGAAGAGAGGGCGGAATGTAAGGTGAGCAATGGAAAACTACgtactaggaaaaaaaaaaaaatctcgttgcAAACAGAAAGAATGGATTCGGTCTACAGGTAacatttaaatattatttaaaggagTTCGCTTAATATAAGTCTcgtttacgaaagaaagaaatttataatTTCTAGAAAAATCGTTTTCGCCAAGAAACTTTTAGCTTCCAGGCAAACGCTTATTTTTGCGTTAAGATAATTGGGTCTGCCAATAGAATTCTGTACAGAGATGTGAATCTACACGAAACACATTATTCTATATGCAAACAGCAAAGTTATACTTCATTGCTTCTCACTGAAGATAgaataaaatatttgaaagcagacaacaaaaatatttacagctcTAGATAAGCGTACTTCTTCCACACGAATAACAACTGTTTATTCACCGTGAAGGCACAATAGTTTTGTACCTTGAGGATATATCTCGATAGGATCTTTCAGTTTTGTGACAGACATATTTTATCTCGTGTCGGATCTGTCCCCTATAATATTTTTCAATTAATTCGTTAAAACGTCacaagctgtttgaaaataaactaTATCATGTCACTACAATTTCTTATCCGTGATTCTCAAGTTTTATCAAGAcatcagttcgttgtctgtgctcAATAAAACAGTGCGATTACATTAATTTTCACAAAGCTCTTTAGTGCATTACGGACTACAATTACCACGTGTATACGTGCAGTTACACAACGTCTCATGTTTTTAAATCGAGCGACCAGCTACCAACGTGAAAAGCGGTGCAATTTATATGCAACTGTTGAATGAACAGCAACTTTAGAATTAATCTAATGGAAACTTACCACTATTAGCTGGACGATTGCATTGGCCATTAATGGAGCCATTTGTATTGAACAGCGAATTCACATTGAAATTCAGAAGCCACGACAAATCACCGTCTGTATCGCCAGGCTGAGGACTTCTGTCGGCGGTAGAAGCCGGCGCTGCGCTTCCTGAATCAGTTGAGCTATTGGCATCTGTTtcgatgatttcttcttctttctcaacCTGGCTAGTTTCAGAAATTGTTACTACATTATCACTATCTATCCAGAAACAATTTTTGTCCGCTTGCAAATATTGCAAATCTATCTCTTGCATATCAGATGCAATTGATACTGTATTGCCGGCTTCCCATGTTCCATCGATCACAATTAAATCTAAACGAgttttttgatcattatttttggcGACGCCTCTACAGTCGAAAGATAATGCAGTGCGTTTTGCTCCGATGTTTGGCATGTCATTCACCGTCAGAACGTGAATGTCTTCTATAAGTTTTCTTTTACTTCTCCAACCTAAATGCTCAACCATGGTGTAATAATTGCTCCGCTTATATCAGAAAACGCAGTACAAACAAATATATCCTTTTGATTCATTCACTGAATCAGCTAAAAGCATATCTATAATGTTTATGTGAAACATATGAAGCGGTTGCATTCAGtaactttgttttctttctttaaataTGAGTAATCTATTAGCAGCACATATTCAAATTCTTTTCACTAACGCACTCACAATATACGATGTCCATGCGTGTGTAGCAAATTTTTCAACTTATCAAAGTATATGAGAAGCCCAGAAATGACCGTCGCGTACCCCGATTCAATTTTCGACCACCTCCGCGCGTGTCTGTGCCTTGCACTAACTTGAAAATGCAGCAGATGACGTTTTCTACGCAACACAGCTTGGGTCACGTGACGTGACGTCACACGGAGTAATTTAGTTTCGAGGCCTTCCAGGAGTGCAGAGAGATTAAACGACAAAAGATTTGCAAATTCATTGATGTGTTGGTTTGGTCGGTAGAGTGGATTAGTTTGGGTCGGTGCTTCCGAAGATAATTAGTTCACTTTACTTGGTGAATCTGTAATTCATGAACGGCGAAAATGGATGTTGACAGCGATATAGATCAAACGCTCCTGCAGCAATTCAGCTGTATGGGAACAACAGATCGCGATGAATTAGTTAAACAGCTACAGTCGTTGATAGGAAATTTGAATGAAACAGCAGCAGTTTTCTTTTTGGAAATGAATAATTGGTATGTGTTTCCTCGGACGACGTACTAGCTGTCAGAGGGTTCTAAATGCATTACTATAAATTTCAATCTTACaataataaatactgaaaaaaagacCTCTTCCCTTGTGATTTACCCTTGGGAGCAATATTTATGTCTTCCTTTCCATACAAATCGTAGAATTTTTTCTACTTTTACAATTGTTATGGGGTTATGTAGcccatatttaaaaatgtttcctaTAACCCGTTATTGCCATTTTATTACGTCATTAGTAAAGTTTTGTGGCCATTTATGAGGCAAAAAAATAATTGTGCTAAAGGAAAGGCAAAGCATGTTAGAATGACGCGTTTGCTTTCGGCCTTCTGTGCATGGATGACGCGTAGGTACCTTGTTTACAAACAGTATCTCAGTGATGTTTTCTGCGGGTAGAAATTATATCTCGGTAATTTAAGAACGATTATGACTTATTACTATTAACACATTTTCGTCCAAATAACTAAAGCTAATGTTAAAAACGGGTATGCACCAGTGTACTGTATCTGTCAGACACTGTGCATTTTGTGTAAAATAATGACCTACATATATCTccagaaaaatttcattattcatcagAACAGTGCCCAAATTGACATTCAGTGTATCTTTGTTGGAATGTCACAGTCAAACATAAAATGTTGCATAATAAATGTTTTGAGGGAACATTGTCCATAACTAAAACTTTTGTGTGTCAGGAATCTCCAGGAAGCTGTTTGCTCGTACTTCGATTTTGAGTCACCATACAAGCTTCCATCAATGTCCCTAGTACGGGATGTGACAGTTGGAGAAGGGGAAAGCATACCACCGTTGACGAAGTAAGTATAGTGTGTGTTATTCTCCCActaaattacacatgttgctgttgAAATAACTAGCATTGCTGTTCTAGGTTCACAAAATCATGGAGGGTTCAGAACACTGGTACTGAGATGTGGCCAGATGGATGTTCACTTCGGTTCAGTGGTGGTGACAGGCTCTGTGCTCCAGAAAGGCTTGCAGTAGCACCAATTGCACCAGGATGTACACTTGATATATCTCTTGAAATGGTTAGTCCTGAACAAACAGGGATGTATGAGAGCAAGTGGCGAATGGTTACACCAGCAGGTTGCTACTTTGGAGGTATGTAGTTGACATTTAAGATGTAATATCTTGCAACAGTAATGTATTAGGTTTCATACTATCTCAATTCCTTGTGCATCAGCATTTGGTAAACATTCAGAATCAAAATGAATAATTGTGTTGACTGCTTGGAAGCTGATTTTCCTCAACTTGGCCAGTTATGTGACAGCTATTTATAAAGTAAATTTATTGAATTGGATTGAAACTTATTCAGTTTCAGATGTGAAATGTATCATATTTCATCAAATTCTTCCAGCCTTATGCATGATCTACATAGTCAAGACGACTATTGTTGACGTCTAGCAGATTATGAGAAAACAAAAGGCATCGTACATCATTATGTCAGTagtatattttgagaaatatttccaTCTAGTgaaaaaaaacaaacaactttACTAAATCTTATTATGGTGATAATCCTTTAATAGGGATATAGTTGTGATATAAGCTCAAATAATTTAACTGTTAAATAGAATCCTGAGGAAGGAAATAAATGATTGAGTTAGTGACTTCATTCCAGAGCAGTCGTGGCATTCAGATTGGTGCCTGATAGTTGTGAATTAGATTTTCTGAAATCTATTCTAGGTGTTGTACAATGTCAGTTTAGTTGAGAAAATAGGCATTAACAGGTTGACTGTTGCAAGGCTGCCAGTGGTCACTGCATTAGTTCACTCCTGATGTCCTGTGCACGCCGGTGGCCACATGCTTGACTTTGTTTGGTACAATGTATGTTTGGATAATGTGTAAAGttgcaaaaacaaaattcaaaacattGAACAAGATATTGTACATGATTTCCTGAACATCGATATTATTTCAATCGAAAAATACAAATCAATGTGCAGTACTGCACTATGTACTGTATGAATTGTAGTGAAGCATGTGGCCTCTGTTGCAACATGGTATCAGGTGTGAAAATCTGTTGTGTCAGCCAGCAACCTTGCAGCAGTCAACATATTAATGGGGAATGACACTTAAAGGCAAAGGTAGTATGCAAGGAATATGATCAATTTTGATGACAAAGGCTATCATTGTGTGTTGAAAGGAAGGCTTTTACTTAGCATAGaagcattttattttatgttttttggagctttattccatcagaatttaattTCAGATATATGCAAAAAGTGTGAAAAACAAATTGCCGGTTACATTGCATGTATTCTAACATAGACAGGGCAATCTTCATGGAAATGTTTAGAGATTCACTTTAAAATCTCATGGTCTGAAATAATTTCCTTTGTTGTGCAAGTTTGAACGTATGGTATACTCTGTCAGTctgttaataatttttataatttttgtacttCTGTTGTGTACACTTTGGTTTGATTCTAATTGGTTTATTGAAAATGCTTATGCGTAATGAGGTTAGAGCTTTTGTTCATAATGTGAGGACAAATCAATAAAGAATGAGAATgacttttcttttttcttatacAGCATACGTGCAATGGTGAGACAGTGTTTTGTGAGGAGGATGAGTCTTTCAAGTTCGCaatataaaaatgagaaaaaattgaatTTGTGTGCACCTGACAACAGTTCCAGAGCAAAACGTGACAGGTAAACAGTTGCCTCTGAATAATGACATCGGTTCTCAATATGCAGTATGCAACTTTTGAAATTTTGCTTCCATCTGCAGAAATCAACATGGAAgcttgtaaaatgttgcaagagcaCATGGTGGAGATGTTCCTCCCCCCAACCAACTACATTTCAGTGGTGCAGGAAGCCCATTAAACTCCAAACGGAGCATCGAGGTGATTTTACTACCAGGTCATGTGATCAACATGGCTGCCGTCATTGTAAGCAAAATTTGCTGGATGATAATGAGTACATCAGCAGAAAGTTGAACATTTACGATAGTAATGCATTCACTATTCTCTATCACTACTTGCACGTGAAAGGCGTATGCACACAAAACTGGTATCATTTGCCCAAGTTGAAAAGAGGCGAATATTGTGGTTGTCAGGAGTTTTATAGATGTCTTGAGCACGGAGAAACCTAATTCAATTTATCAGTAttggtgatgaaagctggtttcaacTTTGTGATGTCAAAAGTGTGCATACATGCACGGTTCAGTAATCAGTAGGTTGCCTTGTATGAAAGAAGGATGAGGTCATTCACGCAGTGGTAAAGGTAATAGGGTAATTGTCATTTCTTGTTGTAATTACCATATAGTGATTTATCTTAAGGAAGTCACCTTGTCTCCAACTCCTATTTAACAGCTGGCAGAGACAGTGCTATAGCAGTGATGTACATTGTCACATGGCCAGTTTTTGACTAGAAGGAACACTGGTTGAAAGACTGAAATGGTTAGCAGGAGGGTTTGGGGTTGAAAATCTTGTGTGGCCACCCATGTTTAGGCTACAAATGTTGTTTTGCTAAATTACTTTTGGCAAAttttgggatggttcttttgaatagGCCACACGCAAGTGCTATTCTCATCCATTCTTTTCTCAATTCATACCTTTGCTGTGTCTTATGGCCTCAACATTAACGGAACATGAAACTCAAGTCTTCTGTTCTTGCACACTCCGTGCTGAGCAGAGCTTTTAGTTCCACTTTGCCTGTAATCATAATTAAATGGAGAGGTATAGTGAATTGTCACAAGGTATTATGAAGAACATAGAATTAATTCTGAATGTGAAAGTGGTGTCAAGAGATGGCTGCCTGGCTTCCTTAACATCTGTCCATATTAGCAGATGTTTTGGGACACACAGATTTTATTTAAGGTGACTGCTTTGAAGAAGAGCATGGCAGTATGCCCTCTTGTCTAAAGTaattacaaagtaaaaaaaaacaacaaagaaaagcTTTTGCATTCTCATTCTTTATTGACTCATCCTAGTATAGTGGTACTGGAATTGAAGCATACTGGGATGCTAAGAAGCTACATATATTTTCACAGTGTGTCATTTTTGGTGGATCACATG containing:
- the LOC126198886 gene encoding protein ILRUN, giving the protein MDVDSDIDQTLLQQFSCMGTTDRDELVKQLQSLIGNLNETAAVFFLEMNNWNLQEAVCSYFDFESPYKLPSMSLVRDVTVGEGESIPPLTKFTKSWRVQNTGTEMWPDGCSLRFSGGDRLCAPERLAVAPIAPGCTLDISLEMVSPEQTGMYESKWRMVTPAGCYFGDVIWVIVTVAEGGTMALTQQLSHLNDLGSPLRQVNHSSLNPFGPSPTQTLFQDSVQQTQDGDTNMMC